From a region of the Polyangium spumosum genome:
- a CDS encoding DUF2806 domain-containing protein has product MTGQLNVNINLGFDKLFEMVASYLGPGIIRRKSVEENKARLSAAHTDIDVQKLGVTAEYEEKKARLLAERDYRQFEAQLRAKELPPAVDVEIIDDVPIIWDPEPVVLDHQRRPFEFVEQRRLRNLQQVVNETANNLKALPAHEEVSEQGPDPDWAARFFDCAQDVSNEDMQKLWGKLLAGEIAQPGKYSLRTLDVLRNLTSTEAQLFHRYITFCSNIGQILLPDDEEFVKACSVRLSDTAQLVECGLLHPGKEAMFGFQPVDVRFPFRAKVLRIHGPTTRKLWGGTVFDVTGAGRDLANISLPPVDETYLAALRASALRHKLASEVTDASPPTPEPSEQQGKSSS; this is encoded by the coding sequence ATGACCGGCCAGCTCAACGTCAACATCAACCTCGGCTTCGACAAGCTCTTCGAGATGGTCGCAAGCTATCTCGGGCCCGGGATCATCCGCCGGAAATCCGTTGAGGAAAACAAGGCGAGGCTCTCCGCGGCTCATACGGATATCGACGTACAGAAGCTCGGCGTCACGGCCGAGTACGAGGAGAAGAAGGCTCGGCTGCTGGCCGAGCGCGACTACCGACAGTTCGAGGCACAACTACGTGCCAAGGAACTGCCACCGGCCGTCGATGTGGAGATCATCGACGACGTGCCAATCATCTGGGACCCTGAGCCTGTCGTTCTCGACCATCAACGGAGGCCGTTCGAGTTTGTCGAGCAGCGGAGGCTCAGAAACCTACAGCAGGTGGTGAATGAGACGGCGAACAACCTCAAGGCCCTACCTGCGCACGAGGAGGTTTCAGAGCAAGGCCCGGACCCAGATTGGGCTGCAAGGTTCTTCGACTGTGCGCAGGACGTGTCGAACGAGGATATGCAAAAGCTTTGGGGCAAGCTCTTGGCGGGGGAGATAGCCCAACCTGGAAAATATTCACTCCGGACCTTGGACGTATTGAGGAACCTCACCTCGACGGAGGCACAACTCTTTCATCGCTACATCACCTTCTGCTCGAACATCGGCCAAATTCTCCTGCCCGATGACGAGGAATTTGTTAAGGCATGCAGTGTCAGGCTGAGTGACACAGCGCAGCTTGTCGAATGTGGCCTTCTTCATCCGGGGAAGGAGGCTATGTTCGGATTTCAACCCGTAGATGTTCGGTTCCCCTTCCGTGCCAAGGTGCTGCGGATTCACGGTCCCACCACACGAAAGCTCTGGGGCGGGACTGTTTTCGATGTCACAGGAGCGGGACGCGACTTGGCAAATATCAGCCTGCCCCCTGTCGACGAAACTTACCTCGCAGCGTTACGTGCATCAGCGCTGCGCCACAAGCTAGCGTCAGAGGTTACCGACGCATCCCCGCCCACTCCTGAGCCGTCGGAGCAGCAGGGGAAGTCCTCGTCCTGA
- the tnpA gene encoding IS200/IS605 family transposase encodes MDEYNSLNHTKWECKYHVVFIPKCRRKVLYGELRRFLGPLFRTLTEQKESRVEEGHLMPDHVHMMLSIPPKYAVSQVVGYIKGKSAIHIARTFLERKRNFVGQHFGARGYFVSTVGRDEAVIREYIRNQEAEDRRVEQLRLL; translated from the coding sequence GTGGACGAGTACAACAGTCTCAACCATACGAAGTGGGAGTGCAAGTACCACGTCGTGTTCATCCCGAAATGTCGGAGAAAGGTGCTGTACGGAGAGCTTCGCCGGTTCCTCGGTCCGCTCTTCCGGACGCTTACGGAGCAGAAGGAGAGCCGGGTCGAGGAGGGGCACCTCATGCCGGACCACGTTCACATGATGCTGTCGATCCCGCCGAAGTACGCGGTGTCGCAGGTCGTCGGGTACATCAAGGGCAAGAGCGCGATCCACATCGCGCGGACATTCCTCGAGCGGAAGCGGAACTTCGTGGGCCAGCACTTTGGGGCACGAGGATACTTCGTCTCGACCGTAGGACGAGACGAAGCCGTGATCCGTGAGTACATCCGGAATCAGGAGGCAGAAGACCGGCGGGTCGAGCAGCTCCGCCTCCTGTAG